The following proteins come from a genomic window of Companilactobacillus pabuli:
- a CDS encoding leucine-rich repeat protein translates to MTSKKLTIDKKELLIAAGAAMTLGLGTSVGHSVIVHADTTANNTSSVAVPSKTTTDSTPSTSDKAATDSDTAFNDASTATSSTSTQTKTTTDAATDDDTKTATNNATDTAVTTPKATSDTATNTVTQAAGNTNTDDTSTEKTTTQPVTTSLAKSTTTNDTETPVAATSTTTPTTPTDTTTTDATTTKDTTDTKATTLTPVDTSANTISSDGDYTDANKFNWSTDDDGNATLTGTNSNLTADDTDINIPPKITVTNKDTNASTDYNVTAIGNAAFFSNQNITSVQINDGVTDIGDDAFAYTKVTNLDLSNNKTLQNIGKQAFSSDQIKQVQLPDSVETIGDSAFSYNNALTSLTLPTNLQTIGYQTFAGNTNLSSVDFSKATDLQNIGEEAFATDAKLTSIDLSKNNQLTNISKAAFIYDNGLTSVTLPDSLETIGDQAFLANTSLTSMKFGPNLKSIGYQAFTYNDNLSSLDFSNANALTTIGTGAFEYSNLQGTITLPANLQSVGEYAFAGNNISNLVLNNNLQTISDGAFSTNKLTGTLAIPDSVQSIGDSAFSNNQLTGISSNASDFQVGANAFSNNRITTVLLPNISLNNVNLDGIVGQLAAIFTDSAHNKISDYFNIDIGGVTENDLTISDLSNGVTYSNGVFNIPTGTNSFTFDWALPSADKYSGTYDVVLDNPVIKAIDSKVAAGTSWQASDNFISAEKDDGSTIPFSDISYEVTAPDGTKGQSIDTTKVGTYQVVYSYGSESSTITVQVYKRSGTYNITGNQEVTYNGQNQNIDLNDYTVNLSDGSTYALQNGDLVFSETSDAKNAGTYQVILSQQGIDNINNLAQSSYIDWSAGQSGSLVIDKAPITITVDNATKVAGSKDPAYNVELSMPNIVDGDDPVYTIVRDSGETAGTYKINAVVDESQNPNYSITVVPGTLTITADKQSLVGSNYTMHVGDSTPTASDFQASATDVNGNPLDVNVDLSKADLNTVGTYNVVLSTTDGQEKTVQLTVEADPTNGGGTIDPTDPTDPTDPTDPTDPTDPTNPTDPTDPTNPTDPTNPVDPPVVSPIEPTVPDEKDPNNNETGSNSGNNQNINTDNNDAGGSTNNNTNDTSNNNVNDSNNVISNNQKNTSGTIVNNSSHPKVIMEGNVYYVPGIKGQSNGVLVAPTNLHKNGYVPTNQSGIQTFPQTGNDNGTLMKILGAMIAVLTLGVIDIRKVRH, encoded by the coding sequence ATGACGAGTAAGAAATTAACAATTGATAAAAAAGAATTATTAATTGCCGCAGGTGCAGCAATGACTTTAGGATTGGGGACTAGCGTAGGTCATTCAGTCATTGTTCATGCGGATACGACTGCTAATAATACTAGTTCGGTTGCTGTACCTTCTAAAACAACTACCGATTCAACACCATCAACATCAGATAAAGCAGCTACTGATTCTGATACTGCTTTTAATGATGCATCAACTGCGACATCATCAACATCTACGCAGACGAAGACTACAACTGATGCTGCAACAGATGATGATACTAAAACGGCCACAAATAATGCTACTGATACTGCGGTGACTACGCCCAAAGCTACTTCTGATACGGCAACTAATACGGTGACTCAAGCAGCGGGTAATACTAATACTGACGATACTAGTACCGAAAAAACAACTACCCAACCAGTGACCACAAGTTTGGCTAAATCGACTACGACAAATGATACCGAGACTCCAGTAGCTGCCACTTCAACTACTACGCCAACTACACCAACTGATACAACTACAACTGATGCTACAACAACCAAGGATACAACTGATACGAAAGCAACTACATTAACGCCAGTAGATACCAGTGCTAATACAATTTCTTCAGATGGTGACTATACTGATGCTAATAAATTTAATTGGAGTACAGATGATGATGGTAATGCCACTTTGACTGGGACTAATTCCAATTTAACGGCTGACGATACAGATATTAATATTCCACCTAAGATCACTGTTACGAACAAAGATACTAATGCCAGCACGGACTATAATGTTACAGCAATTGGTAATGCGGCTTTCTTTAGCAACCAAAATATCACTAGTGTTCAAATCAATGATGGTGTAACAGATATCGGAGACGATGCCTTTGCTTATACCAAAGTAACAAATCTTGATTTATCCAATAATAAGACTTTGCAAAATATTGGTAAGCAAGCCTTTTCCAGTGATCAGATCAAACAAGTTCAATTGCCAGATTCAGTTGAAACGATTGGTGATTCAGCCTTTTCTTACAATAATGCTTTGACATCACTCACTTTGCCTACAAATTTGCAAACGATTGGTTATCAAACTTTTGCCGGTAATACTAATTTATCGAGTGTAGATTTCTCAAAGGCTACTGATTTGCAAAATATTGGAGAAGAAGCCTTTGCAACTGATGCTAAGTTAACTTCAATCGATTTGAGTAAAAATAATCAATTAACAAATATCAGTAAGGCTGCCTTTATTTATGATAATGGTTTAACATCAGTAACCTTGCCAGATAGTTTGGAAACAATTGGTGATCAAGCCTTCTTAGCTAATACTAGTTTGACTTCAATGAAATTTGGTCCCAATTTGAAATCAATCGGTTACCAAGCTTTCACTTATAATGACAATTTAAGTAGTCTAGATTTTTCAAATGCTAATGCTTTAACGACAATTGGTACTGGTGCTTTTGAATATTCTAATTTGCAAGGTACGATCACTTTACCAGCTAATTTGCAGTCAGTTGGTGAATATGCTTTTGCCGGTAATAATATTTCCAATCTAGTACTTAATAATAATTTACAGACAATCAGCGATGGAGCTTTTTCAACCAATAAATTGACAGGTACATTGGCAATTCCTGATTCAGTACAAAGCATTGGTGATTCTGCCTTCAGCAATAATCAATTAACTGGTATTTCATCCAATGCTTCTGATTTTCAAGTGGGGGCAAATGCCTTTAGCAACAATCGAATTACAACAGTTTTATTGCCAAATATTTCATTAAATAATGTTAACTTGGATGGTATAGTTGGCCAATTAGCAGCTATCTTTACTGATTCTGCCCACAATAAGATTTCTGATTATTTCAATATTGATATCGGTGGAGTAACTGAAAATGATTTAACAATTTCTGACTTAAGTAACGGCGTAACTTATAGTAATGGCGTCTTCAATATTCCAACTGGTACTAACAGTTTTACTTTCGATTGGGCTTTGCCAAGTGCTGATAAATATAGCGGTACATATGATGTTGTTTTGGACAATCCAGTTATCAAAGCAATTGATTCTAAGGTTGCAGCAGGAACAAGTTGGCAAGCAAGCGATAACTTTATTAGTGCAGAAAAAGATGATGGCTCAACGATTCCATTTAGTGATATAAGTTATGAAGTCACTGCACCAGATGGAACAAAAGGTCAAAGTATCGATACAACTAAAGTTGGAACTTATCAAGTTGTTTACTCATATGGTAGTGAATCAAGCACTATCACAGTTCAAGTCTACAAACGTTCTGGTACGTATAATATAACTGGTAATCAAGAAGTAACTTACAATGGTCAAAATCAAAATATTGATCTTAATGATTACACAGTTAACTTGTCAGATGGCTCAACTTATGCACTTCAAAACGGAGATTTGGTCTTTTCTGAAACAAGTGATGCTAAAAATGCTGGAACTTATCAAGTCATTTTGTCACAACAAGGAATTGATAATATTAATAACTTGGCTCAAAGTTCTTATATCGATTGGTCAGCAGGTCAAAGTGGTAGCTTAGTAATTGATAAGGCACCAATCACGATAACAGTTGATAATGCAACCAAAGTAGCTGGAAGCAAAGATCCTGCATATAATGTCGAGCTTTCTATGCCTAATATCGTTGATGGCGATGATCCAGTTTATACAATAGTTAGGGACTCTGGAGAAACCGCTGGAACATATAAAATCAACGCCGTTGTCGATGAAAGTCAGAACCCTAATTATTCAATTACAGTAGTTCCCGGCACTTTAACAATTACTGCTGATAAACAAAGTTTGGTTGGCAGCAATTATACGATGCACGTTGGAGATTCAACACCAACTGCCAGTGACTTCCAAGCTTCAGCAACAGACGTTAATGGTAATCCTTTGGATGTTAACGTCGATTTGAGTAAAGCTGATTTGAATACCGTTGGAACTTATAATGTTGTATTGAGTACCACTGATGGACAAGAAAAGACGGTCCAATTAACAGTTGAAGCTGATCCAACCAATGGTGGCGGTACTATTGATCCAACAGATCCAACAGATCCAACAGATCCAACAGATCCAACAGATCCAACGGATCCAACGAATCCAACGGATCCAACAGATCCAACGAATCCAACAGACCCAACAAATCCAGTAGATCCCCCAGTCGTATCACCAATTGAACCAACAGTTCCTGATGAAAAAGATCCAAATAATAATGAGACTGGTAGTAATTCCGGCAATAATCAAAATATTAATACGGATAATAATGATGCCGGTGGTAGTACTAATAACAATACCAACGACACCTCAAATAATAATGTCAATGACTCAAATAATGTGATAAGTAATAATCAAAAGAATACTTCAGGAACAATTGTTAATAATAGTTCACATCCTAAGGTCATTATGGAAGGGAATGTCTACTATGTTCCAGGAATTAAAGGACAATCTAACGGTGTCTTGGTAGCTCCAACTAATTTGCATAAAAATGGCTATGTTCCTACTAATCAAAGTGGTATTCAAACATTCCCACAAACAGGTAATGATAATGGTACTTTAATGAAAATTCTCGGTGCGATGATTGCTGTTTTGACGCTAGGTGTAATCGATATCAGAAAAGTTCGTCACTAG
- a CDS encoding YebC/PmpR family DNA-binding transcriptional regulator — protein sequence MSGHSKWHNIQGRKSAQDAKRGKIFQKLSRELFMAAKAGGSDPNDNAALRLIVDKARAANMPKDNIKRALDKADGGSEDHYDEVTYEGYAPGGVAVLVEALTDNKNRTASAVRVAFTRNGGSMGSTGSVSYMFDRKGYIVLDRTKNSQDEDTVLMDIMDLGADDLQTSDDAFEIYTEAKEFAAVRDGLIEKGYDLADAELTMIPQNTTPVPEEKKEQFQHMIDQLEDDDDVSEVYTAAADEDDE from the coding sequence ATGTCAGGACATTCAAAATGGCATAACATCCAAGGTAGAAAAAGTGCCCAAGATGCAAAGCGTGGTAAAATCTTCCAAAAGTTGTCTCGTGAATTATTTATGGCAGCTAAGGCGGGTGGCTCCGATCCTAACGATAATGCTGCCCTTCGTTTAATAGTAGATAAAGCTCGTGCAGCCAATATGCCAAAGGACAACATCAAGCGTGCCTTAGACAAGGCTGATGGCGGCAGTGAAGATCATTATGATGAAGTTACTTACGAAGGCTATGCTCCAGGTGGAGTCGCAGTTTTAGTAGAGGCTTTGACAGATAACAAGAACAGAACTGCTTCTGCCGTACGTGTTGCATTTACCCGTAACGGAGGTAGCATGGGTTCAACTGGTTCAGTTTCATACATGTTTGACCGTAAAGGTTACATTGTTTTGGATCGTACAAAGAACTCACAAGATGAAGATACAGTATTAATGGATATCATGGATCTTGGTGCGGATGATTTGCAAACATCTGATGACGCTTTTGAAATCTATACAGAAGCAAAAGAATTTGCTGCAGTTCGTGATGGTTTAATTGAAAAGGGATATGATCTTGCCGATGCAGAATTGACAATGATTCCTCAAAATACAACACCAGTTCCTGAAGAAAAGAAGGAACAATTCCAACACATGATCGATCAACTTGAAGACGATGATGATGTTTCAGAAGTTTACACTGCTGCTGCAGATGAAGACGACGAATAA
- the comGA gene encoding competence type IV pilus ATPase ComGA, which yields MSIITMVKNLLTEACTNKISDIYFLPREDHYHIEARNVLQTYTVADLTTEETTMIMNYLKFNSGLDISERRRAQKGSFNFMYQNRQIFIRVSAVGDFKNRESMVIRLIYPQELVSPVSEEIIENLLPIAKQKGMMLFAGPMGSGKTSLMYSLTRHLGYEKRVMCIEDPIEIVEDSFLQLQVNDEAGMTYEELIKTTLRHRPGILIIGEIRDAKTAQQAIRAAICGYTVMSTIHGKSKYSVIQRLQQFGVSDEEIVNAINLISYQRLIPTYDDLQIFLDTLNTKEIKEYLENNLKDDRWGQGIRKIYQAGRIDEDVYQEFVNG from the coding sequence ATGTCAATTATTACGATGGTCAAAAACTTGTTAACTGAAGCTTGTACGAATAAAATTTCAGATATTTATTTCTTGCCTAGAGAAGATCATTACCATATCGAAGCCCGTAATGTGCTTCAAACATATACGGTAGCGGATCTGACAACTGAAGAAACTACTATGATTATGAATTATCTTAAATTCAATTCTGGTTTGGATATTTCGGAAAGGCGACGTGCTCAAAAAGGTTCGTTTAACTTTATGTATCAAAATCGACAAATTTTTATCCGCGTGTCAGCGGTAGGAGATTTCAAAAATCGAGAATCAATGGTCATTCGTTTGATTTATCCTCAAGAATTAGTTTCGCCAGTGTCAGAAGAAATTATTGAAAATTTGTTGCCGATTGCTAAGCAAAAGGGAATGATGCTTTTTGCTGGTCCTATGGGTTCAGGAAAAACTTCGTTGATGTATTCATTAACACGTCATCTCGGTTATGAGAAGAGAGTCATGTGCATTGAAGATCCAATCGAGATTGTAGAAGATAGTTTTTTACAATTGCAGGTCAATGATGAGGCAGGGATGACTTATGAAGAGTTGATTAAAACTACTTTGCGTCACCGACCAGGTATTTTGATTATTGGAGAAATCAGAGATGCTAAGACTGCTCAGCAAGCCATTCGGGCAGCTATTTGTGGCTATACTGTTATGTCTACGATTCACGGCAAATCTAAATATTCGGTGATTCAGCGACTACAGCAATTTGGCGTTAGTGATGAAGAAATCGTTAATGCTATCAATTTGATTTCGTATCAAAGGTTGATTCCGACGTATGATGATTTACAGATTTTCTTAGATACCTTGAATACTAAAGAAATTAAAGAATATTTGGAAAACAATCTCAAAGATGATCGATGGGGACAAGGGATTCGCAAAATTTATCAAGCAGGGCGAATAGATGAAGATGTTTATCAAGAATTTGTTAACGGATAA
- a CDS encoding type II secretion system F family protein — protein MKMFIKNLLTDKKINSKQQAEFLLIISKLLGNGFSLSQSINCLRLLENKHDVFEKIHQDLQNGAMISQALRHLQLPDVIFNQIVIAQNHGKIDQTLMQTGILLKSQAQQKNKLKELLIYPSFILAFLLTMLVGMKIYIVPQLAIAGSGKSIDLFLGIILISLVLLASGVILLIIDLRRKDEYHRSLLLVKLPLVGKIYLHFFQFLILQGLGMQLASGMNFFIICESSNRFQKGSIQRYLGNKFIQELQQGKSLIQMIKEEPLLPDQLQVIIQAGESGPQLAQDLLLISELKFEETKQELKKLLNLVQPILFGIIAIVIVVTYLIVLMPIYGMMKGMS, from the coding sequence ATGAAGATGTTTATCAAGAATTTGTTAACGGATAAGAAAATAAATTCTAAGCAACAGGCAGAGTTTTTATTGATAATTAGCAAACTCTTAGGGAACGGATTTTCACTAAGTCAGTCGATTAATTGTTTGCGCTTACTCGAAAACAAGCACGATGTCTTTGAAAAAATTCATCAAGATTTACAAAATGGTGCAATGATTTCACAAGCGTTACGTCATTTGCAATTACCAGATGTGATTTTTAATCAAATTGTCATTGCTCAAAATCATGGGAAAATTGATCAAACATTAATGCAAACAGGAATTTTATTAAAGAGCCAAGCCCAACAAAAGAACAAATTGAAGGAACTGTTAATTTATCCGAGCTTTATTTTGGCATTCTTATTGACAATGTTGGTAGGAATGAAGATTTACATTGTGCCACAGTTAGCTATTGCTGGTAGTGGGAAGTCAATCGATTTATTTCTGGGAATCATCTTGATTAGTTTAGTTTTGTTAGCAAGCGGAGTAATTTTGTTGATTATTGATTTACGTCGAAAAGATGAATACCATCGTTCGCTATTACTTGTGAAATTGCCCTTAGTTGGCAAAATTTATTTACATTTTTTCCAATTTTTAATTTTGCAAGGACTGGGGATGCAATTAGCCAGTGGTATGAATTTCTTTATAATTTGTGAATCTAGCAATCGCTTCCAAAAGGGCTCGATTCAACGCTATTTAGGTAACAAATTTATTCAAGAATTACAGCAAGGAAAAAGTTTAATTCAGATGATCAAAGAGGAACCATTATTACCGGATCAATTGCAAGTCATTATTCAAGCTGGCGAAAGTGGACCACAATTGGCCCAGGATTTGTTATTGATTTCGGAACTGAAATTTGAAGAGACTAAGCAAGAATTAAAAAAACTTTTGAATTTAGTTCAGCCAATATTATTCGGTATTATTGCAATCGTGATCGTCGTAACGTATTTGATTGTTTTGATGCCGATATATGGAATGATGAAGGGGATGTCATGA
- the comGC gene encoding competence type IV pilus major pilin ComGC encodes MMKKIRKGFTLIEMVVVLFIISLLMLIMVPNIVAQKENADKKSDEAFKTTLITQAETYLADHPDKTTVSVADLQKENYITADQSKRVQKIKDLNPSNLVEKEKTDAS; translated from the coding sequence ATGATGAAAAAAATTAGAAAAGGTTTTACTTTGATTGAAATGGTTGTTGTTTTATTTATTATCTCTTTGTTGATGTTAATTATGGTGCCAAATATTGTGGCTCAAAAAGAAAATGCGGACAAAAAATCTGATGAGGCTTTTAAAACAACCTTAATTACTCAAGCAGAAACTTATTTGGCTGATCATCCGGATAAGACAACTGTTTCAGTAGCTGACTTGCAAAAAGAAAATTATATAACCGCAGATCAATCTAAAAGGGTTCAAAAAATAAAAGACCTTAATCCTAGTAATTTAGTTGAAAAAGAAAAGACTGATGCAAGTTAG
- a CDS encoding ComGF family competence protein, giving the protein MFIKLNQPHRGFTLYETIIALMVTILTLGVLQQSLQILKIIQQTDFQEQVRWHITQEKLQTVLQNSKIINLKNQRIVYSSNDEQNKRVIEKYWAGGKLMLHATTVLNGGHEPIMTDLRKINIEKNGNLVIITTENKAQQKSTMCLVYND; this is encoded by the coding sequence ATGTTTATCAAATTAAACCAGCCACATAGAGGATTTACTTTATACGAGACAATCATCGCTTTAATGGTCACAATTTTGACTTTAGGAGTTTTACAACAAAGCCTACAAATTTTAAAAATCATTCAACAGACGGATTTTCAAGAACAAGTTAGATGGCATATCACTCAGGAAAAACTACAAACGGTTTTGCAAAATAGTAAAATTATTAATTTAAAAAATCAGCGAATAGTCTATTCATCAAACGATGAACAAAATAAGCGAGTTATTGAGAAATACTGGGCAGGAGGTAAGTTAATGTTGCATGCAACGACAGTTTTGAATGGAGGACATGAGCCGATTATGACGGACCTGAGAAAAATTAATATTGAAAAAAATGGAAATTTAGTTATTATTACAACAGAGAATAAAGCTCAGCAAAAATCGACGATGTGTTTAGTTTATAATGATTAA
- a CDS encoding class I SAM-dependent methyltransferase: MSEKDMQSYFDKLNKANSLLKESLKVSNIDTLAENLTNISDGKVYVENSVPDQETVAKLEAIYQELKQLNLTPLQLKQAITVAIIKAQKDDKAEVNKLMTPDAIGLIASLIAYEVLNVQNKKTVNIVDPTVGTGNLLIEVIEQLNMTDKFHINAAALDNDDTLVALAKSFSEVMNLNLDAYHQDSVADWDITDIDMAVADLPVGYYPIDENAKNFQTSAESGHSYAHHLLIEQTMNNLNDGGLGIFIVPSQIFQTDQAKKLSEWMVSSVYLQAVLDLPANLFASKEAQKAVVVLQKHGGNAKQVENVLMGTIPDTNNPKLFEGFKDQLQDWAKNFKG; this comes from the coding sequence ATGTCAGAAAAAGATATGCAATCATATTTTGATAAGCTAAACAAAGCCAATTCTTTATTGAAGGAGTCTTTGAAAGTAAGTAATATTGATACACTTGCCGAGAATTTAACTAATATTTCCGATGGTAAAGTTTATGTTGAAAATTCAGTTCCTGATCAAGAAACGGTTGCTAAACTAGAAGCAATTTATCAAGAATTAAAGCAACTAAACTTAACTCCATTACAATTAAAGCAAGCTATCACGGTTGCTATTATCAAAGCTCAAAAAGATGATAAAGCAGAAGTCAATAAATTAATGACTCCAGATGCCATTGGTTTGATTGCGAGCCTTATTGCTTATGAGGTACTAAATGTTCAAAATAAAAAAACGGTGAACATAGTTGATCCGACGGTCGGAACAGGTAACTTATTGATTGAAGTTATCGAACAATTGAATATGACTGATAAATTTCATATCAACGCTGCAGCTTTGGACAATGATGACACGCTCGTTGCCTTGGCCAAGTCATTTAGTGAAGTAATGAATCTTAATTTGGATGCCTATCATCAAGATAGTGTAGCGGATTGGGATATTACCGATATCGACATGGCAGTAGCAGATTTACCAGTTGGCTACTATCCAATTGATGAAAATGCTAAAAACTTCCAGACTAGCGCTGAATCGGGCCATTCTTATGCTCACCATCTGTTGATTGAACAAACAATGAATAATTTGAATGATGGTGGACTGGGTATTTTTATTGTTCCATCACAAATTTTCCAAACTGATCAAGCTAAGAAATTATCTGAATGGATGGTTTCAAGTGTTTATTTGCAGGCTGTCTTAGACTTACCTGCTAATTTGTTTGCTTCTAAAGAGGCACAAAAGGCAGTAGTCGTTTTGCAAAAACACGGTGGCAATGCTAAGCAAGTGGAAAATGTTTTGATGGGTACAATTCCAGACACTAATAATCCCAAGTTGTTTGAAGGATTTAAAGACCAGTTACAAGACTGGGCTAAAAATTTTAAAGGTTAG
- a CDS encoding acetate/propionate family kinase — protein MSKIMAVNSGSSTLKWKLYTVPGEKVVAKGMVDRLGLSDSVFEVEFGGKKISEMGDIPDHTTAVNKMLDKLIDLKIIDDYSEITGVGHRVVAGGSIFKDSAVVTPRVIQQIKNLSEFAPLHNPGQAAGIEAFERILPDVPQVAVFDTSFHQTMDPVNYLYSIPYEYYEKYGVRKFGAHGTSHRYVSQAAADYLHVPLNDLKIISCHLGSGSSIDAIEDGKSIDTSMGFTPLAGITMSTRSGDIDPSLVAYLMQKLKITDPSEMVKILNTKSGLLGISGVSPDMRDLLATRAENDRSDLAIKIFINRIVKYIGSYIAMLKGTDVIIFTAGVGAGNAEIRADIANSFNYMGVKIDNERNENGTGTRLISTDDSTVKVLVVPTDEELMIVRDVIRLTKYSD, from the coding sequence ATGTCTAAAATCATGGCCGTTAATTCTGGTAGCTCTACACTGAAGTGGAAACTATACACAGTACCTGGTGAAAAGGTTGTTGCAAAAGGAATGGTTGATCGTCTTGGCCTTTCTGATTCAGTTTTTGAAGTTGAATTTGGTGGTAAAAAGATCAGTGAGATGGGTGATATCCCTGATCACACAACTGCTGTCAATAAAATGCTCGATAAGTTGATCGACTTAAAAATCATTGATGATTATTCAGAAATCACTGGTGTCGGTCATCGAGTAGTTGCTGGTGGTAGTATCTTTAAAGACTCCGCTGTTGTGACTCCGAGAGTAATTCAACAAATCAAAAATTTGTCAGAGTTCGCTCCACTGCACAATCCTGGACAAGCTGCTGGTATTGAAGCATTTGAAAGAATATTGCCAGATGTACCACAAGTAGCTGTTTTTGATACTTCATTCCATCAAACAATGGATCCAGTTAATTACTTGTATAGCATTCCTTACGAATATTATGAAAAATATGGTGTTCGTAAATTTGGAGCTCACGGTACTAGCCATAGATATGTCTCACAAGCTGCAGCCGATTATTTGCACGTACCTTTGAATGACTTGAAGATTATCTCTTGTCACTTAGGTAGTGGTTCATCAATCGATGCGATTGAAGACGGCAAGTCAATCGATACTTCAATGGGCTTCACGCCACTAGCCGGTATCACAATGAGTACACGTTCTGGGGACATTGATCCTTCACTTGTTGCTTATTTAATGCAAAAGTTAAAGATTACTGACCCTAGTGAAATGGTTAAAATTTTGAATACCAAGTCTGGTTTATTAGGTATTTCTGGCGTTTCACCAGATATGCGTGATTTACTAGCTACTAGAGCGGAAAACGATCGTTCTGATTTGGCAATCAAAATTTTCATCAATCGCATCGTCAAATATATTGGTTCATACATCGCTATGCTCAAGGGCACTGATGTAATTATCTTTACCGCTGGTGTTGGTGCAGGTAATGCTGAAATCAGAGCAGATATTGCCAATAGTTTTAATTATATGGGTGTAAAAATTGATAATGAACGTAACGAAAATGGTACTGGAACACGTTTGATCAGTACTGATGATTCAACAGTCAAGGTTCTAGTCGTTCCTACAGATGAGGAACTAATGATTGTTCGTGACGTCATTCGTCTAACTAAATATAGTGATTAA